Proteins encoded within one genomic window of Oncorhynchus nerka isolate Pitt River linkage group LG9b, Oner_Uvic_2.0, whole genome shotgun sequence:
- the LOC115113903 gene encoding inhibin beta C chain-like, which produces MPSSVALRFLFSWVALLSSLHQGEGRPRLAKDSTPHLGQEESQRALLLEAVKTGILSSVGMEKEPRPRELASEEELRRMHQLYRETLRQLTGNSSQGGESRHSPWRTSTLLLPATVEPFKVLRTDEEHTSDVLWYRAVFHKNPNIRKDLTLAWAELKLYRQLLDGSKAAEPTISEEVHVKIYETKPLNSSLLIHTETLVQTVATRTGDLTLDIRTVVEKWRGRMDGSSLVVEVGLAIEEGTDPKRTPQMVLEVDLVEPRSAGRRRRTRSNKEDNCDEDGRCCRKSVNVSFKEIGWSDWVVAPDGYNMHFCDGSCPHNYKPASMHAQVKSRLHHINKGATPRPCCVPAAYEPMVLMHYDSRGKLKLTPFNDLIVSKCHCA; this is translated from the exons ATGCCTAGCTCAGTCGCACTGCGTTTTCTCTTCTCTTGGGTGGCCCTCCTCTCCAGCCTCCATCAGGGGGAGGGCCGGCCCCGCCTGGCCAAAGACAGTACACCCCACCTGGGGCAGGAGGAGAGCCAGAGGGCCCTGCTCCTGGAGGCAGTGAAGACAGGCATCTTGAGCTCCGTGGGGATGGAGAAGGAGCCCAGGCCCAGGGAATTGGCTTCAGAGGAGGAGCTGAGGAGGATGCATCAGCTCTACAGGGAAACACTGAGGCAGCTGACAGGGAACTCCAGTCAGGGGGGGGAATCCCGGCATTCCCCTTGGAGGACATCCACCCTGCTTCTCCCAGCCACAG TGGAGCCTTTCAAAGTGCTTCGGACTGATGAGGAACACACATCAGATGTGCTTTGGTACAGAGCTGTCTTCCACAAAAACCCAAACATCAGGAAGGATCTCACTTTGGCCTGGGCTGAGCtgaagctctacagacaattgtTGGATGGCTCGAAAGCTGCCGAGCCCACGATTAGTGAAGAGGTTCATGTTAAGATCTATGAGACGAAACCGCTGAACTCTTCTCTATTGATTCACACAGAGACCCTTGTTCAGACGGTCGCTACAAGAACGGGAGATTTGACTTTGGACATCAGAACTGTTGTTGAAAagtggagagggaggatggacGGCTCCTCTCTGGTTGTGGAAGTAGGACTGGCCATCGAAGAGGGTACTGATCCCAAGAGGACCCCTCAGATGGTCCTGGAGGTAGACCTTGTAGAGCCTAGATCAGCAGGCAGAAGGAGACGGACTCGCTCCAACAAAGAAGACAACTGCGATGAAGACGGTCGCTGCTGCCGAAAGTCTGTCAACGTGTCCTTCAAGGAGATTGGCTGGTCAGACTGGGTCGTTGCCCCCGATGGTTACAACATGCACTTCTGTGACGGCTCCTGCCCCCACAACTACAAGCCAGCTAGCATGCACGCGCAGGTGAAGTCTCGCCTTCATCACATCAACAAGGGAGCAACACCTCGGCCCTGTTGTGTGCCGGCAGCCTATGAACCTATGGTCCTTATGCACTACGACAGTCGGGGAAAGTTGAAGCTCACACCCTTCAATGACTTGATTGTCAGCAAATGCCACTGTGCTTGA